One Marinibacterium anthonyi genomic region harbors:
- the gloB gene encoding Hydroxyacylglutathione hydrolase yields the protein MPLQIITIPCLSDNYAFLAHDATSGQTALIDIPEAAPILAALSETGWSLTHVLITHHHADHVQGLDDVLAACPGVTVVGAKADAARLPKLDVEVAEGDTVTIGGSTGTVIDVSGHTVGHIAYHFPDSNAVFTADSLMALGCGRVFEGTMAMMWASLGKLAALPDWTIVYSGHEYTESNGRFALSVDPGNKTLQARMDEIKAARARGEPTVPSELSLEKATNPFLRAALPEMAVQIGMEGADPADVFGEIRKRKDSF from the coding sequence ATGCCTCTTCAGATCATCACCATCCCCTGTCTCAGCGACAATTATGCATTTCTGGCCCACGATGCCACCAGCGGACAGACCGCGCTGATCGATATTCCCGAGGCCGCGCCGATCCTGGCGGCCCTGTCCGAAACCGGCTGGTCCCTGACCCATGTGCTGATCACGCACCATCATGCAGACCACGTGCAGGGGCTGGACGACGTGCTGGCCGCCTGCCCCGGCGTCACCGTGGTGGGGGCGAAGGCCGATGCCGCGCGGCTGCCGAAGCTGGATGTCGAGGTGGCCGAAGGCGACACGGTGACCATCGGCGGATCGACCGGCACGGTGATCGACGTGTCGGGCCACACGGTGGGCCACATCGCCTATCACTTTCCCGACAGCAACGCGGTCTTTACCGCCGACAGCCTGATGGCGCTGGGATGCGGGCGGGTGTTCGAAGGCACGATGGCGATGATGTGGGCCTCGCTGGGCAAGCTCGCCGCCCTGCCCGACTGGACCATCGTCTATTCCGGCCACGAATATACCGAATCCAACGGGCGATTTGCCCTGTCGGTCGATCCCGGCAACAAGACGCTGCAGGCGCGCATGGACGAGATCAAGGCGGCCCGGGCCAGGGGCGAACCGACGGTGCCGTCGGAATTGTCGCTGGAAAAGGCGACCAACCCGTTCCTGCGCGCGGCCCTGCCCGAAATGGCGGTGCAGATAGGCATGGAAGGCGCCGATCCGGCCGATGTCTTCGGCGAGATCCGCAAGCGCAAG
- the atpG_2 gene encoding F-ATPase gamma subunit: protein MPSLKDLKIRIESVKSTRKITKAMQMVAAAKLRRAQEAAEDSRPYTERFNAVMAGLAASVGGSDSAPKLLSGTGSDQVHLLVVLTAERGLCGGFNANISKLARAKVAELREMGKTVKILTVGKKGRDALRRDYGDLFVGHVDLSEMKTIGYANAQEIAQIVLDRFDAGDFDVATLFYSKFVNVVSQIPTAQQIIPAVFEAAEQDAGAPIYDYEPSEEEILAELLPKGVATAIFSALLENGASEQGARMSAMDNATRNAGDMIDKLTIEYNRSRQAVITNELIEIISGAEAL, encoded by the coding sequence ATGCCTAGTCTCAAGGACCTGAAAATCCGGATCGAGTCGGTCAAGTCGACGCGCAAGATCACCAAGGCCATGCAGATGGTGGCCGCCGCGAAACTGCGGCGGGCACAGGAAGCGGCCGAGGATTCGCGTCCCTATACCGAACGGTTCAATGCCGTCATGGCCGGTCTCGCCGCATCCGTCGGCGGGTCCGACAGCGCACCCAAGCTGCTTTCGGGCACCGGCAGCGACCAGGTTCACCTCCTGGTCGTGCTGACCGCCGAACGCGGCCTGTGCGGCGGCTTCAACGCCAACATCTCCAAGCTCGCCCGCGCCAAGGTGGCCGAGCTGCGCGAGATGGGAAAGACGGTCAAGATCCTGACCGTCGGCAAGAAGGGCCGCGATGCGCTGCGTCGTGATTATGGCGACCTGTTCGTCGGTCACGTCGACCTGAGTGAAATGAAGACGATCGGCTATGCAAACGCCCAGGAGATCGCCCAGATCGTCCTGGACCGTTTCGATGCCGGCGACTTCGACGTGGCGACGCTTTTCTATTCGAAGTTCGTCAACGTGGTCAGCCAGATCCCGACCGCCCAGCAGATCATCCCGGCCGTCTTCGAGGCCGCGGAACAGGATGCGGGCGCGCCGATCTACGATTACGAGCCCAGCGAAGAAGAGATCCTGGCCGAACTGCTGCCCAAGGGCGTGGCCACCGCGATCTTCTCGGCGCTGCTTGAAAATGGTGCCTCCGAGCAGGGCGCGCGGATGTCCGCAATGGACAACGCGACCCGCAATGCCGGCGACATGATCGACAAGCTGACCATCGAATACAACCGTTCGCGTCAGGCCGTCATCACCAACGAGCTGATCGAAATCATTTCCGGCGCCGAGGCGCTGTAA
- the atpH gene encoding F-type ATPase subunit delta produces the protein MPGGRARKIGRVDVSEPASISAGIADRYASAIFEIAKEESNLDSLETSVDDLSLALSESEDMRTLISSPMISRGDQGAAITAIAEKMDIAPVLRKGLALMAEKRRLFVLPQLLTALRVKLADDRGEVTAEVTSAVALTDAQSEKLATLLQGSAGKTVSLKTKVDETLIGGMIVKLGSTMIDTSIKSKLASLQNVMKEVG, from the coding sequence ATGCCCGGCGGCAGGGCCAGAAAGATCGGAAGGGTGGACGTGTCCGAACCAGCTTCGATATCCGCCGGCATCGCTGACCGCTATGCCTCCGCGATTTTCGAGATCGCAAAAGAAGAGTCCAATCTCGACAGCCTCGAGACCAGCGTGGACGATCTCTCGCTCGCCCTGTCCGAAAGTGAGGACATGCGGACGTTGATCTCGTCCCCGATGATCTCGCGCGGCGATCAGGGGGCTGCCATCACGGCGATCGCCGAGAAGATGGATATCGCTCCGGTGTTGCGCAAGGGCCTGGCCCTGATGGCCGAAAAACGCCGTCTTTTCGTCCTGCCGCAGCTGCTGACCGCCCTGCGCGTCAAGCTGGCCGACGATCGCGGCGAAGTGACTGCCGAAGTGACCAGCGCCGTGGCGCTGACGGACGCGCAGTCCGAAAAGCTGGCCACCCTGCTGCAAGGCAGCGCCGGCAAGACCGTTTCGCTCAAGACCAAGGTCGATGAGACGCTCATCGGCGGAATGATTGTAAAGCTGGGCTCGACCATGATCGACACGTCGATCAAGTCCAAGCTCGCCTCCCTCCAGAATGTAATGAAAGAGGTCGGATAA
- the atpA_2 gene encoding ATP synthase subunit alpha, with protein sequence MGIQAAEISAILKDQIKNFGQDAEVSEVGRVLSVGDGIARVFGLDNVQAGEMVEFPGGIRGMALNLEKDNVGVVIFGSDRDIKEGDVVKRTKSIVDVPVGNALLGRVVDALGNPLDGKGPIETSQRSVADVKAPGIIPRKSVHEPMATGLKSIDAMIPIGRGQRELIIGDRQTGKTAIALDAILNQKSYNEAAGDDENKKLYCVYVAIGQKRSTVAQLVKKLEESGAIEYSIIVAATASEPAPMQYLAPYTATAIAEFFRDNGRHALIIYDDLSKQAVAYRQMSLLLRRPPGREAYPGDVFYLHSRLLERSAKLNEENGSGSLTALPIIETQGGDVSAFIPTNVISITDGQIFLETELFYQGIRPAVNTGLSVSRVGSSAQTSAMSSVAGPVKLSLAQYREMAAFAQFGSDLDTATQQLLNRGARLTELMKQPQYAPLTNSEIVCVIFAGTNGYLDKVAVKDVGRFEAGLLKFLRTKKADFLQWITDEDPKFKGGEPVDKMKAVLDEFAADFS encoded by the coding sequence ATGGGTATCCAAGCTGCAGAGATTTCTGCGATCCTTAAGGACCAGATCAAGAACTTCGGCCAGGATGCCGAAGTCTCGGAAGTCGGCCGCGTGCTGAGCGTGGGCGACGGGATCGCCCGTGTCTTCGGCCTCGACAACGTCCAAGCCGGCGAGATGGTCGAATTCCCCGGCGGCATCCGCGGCATGGCGCTGAACCTGGAAAAGGACAACGTCGGTGTCGTGATCTTCGGGTCCGACCGTGACATCAAGGAAGGCGACGTCGTCAAGCGCACCAAGTCCATCGTGGACGTGCCGGTGGGCAACGCGCTGCTGGGCCGCGTCGTCGACGCGCTTGGCAACCCGCTGGACGGCAAGGGCCCGATCGAGACCTCGCAGCGGTCCGTCGCCGACGTGAAGGCGCCGGGCATTATCCCGCGTAAATCCGTGCACGAACCGATGGCCACCGGCCTCAAGTCGATCGACGCCATGATCCCGATCGGCCGTGGCCAGCGCGAGCTGATCATCGGCGACCGTCAGACCGGCAAGACTGCCATCGCTCTGGACGCGATCCTGAACCAGAAATCCTACAACGAAGCCGCCGGCGACGACGAGAACAAGAAGCTCTACTGCGTCTACGTGGCCATCGGCCAGAAGCGGTCGACCGTTGCCCAGCTGGTGAAGAAGCTCGAGGAATCCGGCGCCATCGAATATTCGATCATCGTCGCCGCCACCGCATCCGAACCCGCTCCGATGCAGTACCTCGCGCCCTACACCGCGACCGCCATCGCCGAATTCTTCCGCGACAACGGCCGTCACGCGCTGATCATCTACGATGACCTCTCCAAGCAGGCCGTCGCCTATCGCCAGATGTCGCTGCTGCTGCGCCGTCCGCCGGGACGCGAAGCTTACCCGGGCGACGTGTTCTACCTCCACTCCCGCCTGCTGGAACGCTCGGCCAAGCTGAACGAGGAAAACGGCTCGGGCTCGCTGACGGCTCTGCCGATCATCGAGACGCAAGGCGGCGACGTGTCGGCCTTCATTCCGACCAACGTGATCTCGATCACCGACGGCCAGATCTTCCTGGAAACCGAACTGTTCTACCAGGGCATCCGCCCCGCCGTGAACACCGGTCTGTCGGTCTCGCGCGTCGGCTCCTCGGCCCAGACCTCGGCCATGTCCTCGGTCGCCGGCCCGGTGAAACTGTCGCTCGCCCAGTACCGCGAGATGGCCGCTTTCGCCCAGTTCGGCTCCGACCTCGACACCGCCACCCAGCAGCTGCTGAACCGGGGTGCGCGCCTGACCGAACTGATGAAGCAGCCGCAATACGCGCCGCTGACCAACTCGGAAATCGTCTGCGTCATCTTCGCCGGCACCAACGGGTATCTCGACAAGGTCGCCGTCAAGGACGTGGGCCGCTTCGAAGCCGGTCTGCTGAAGTTCCTGCGCACCAAGAAAGCGGATTTCCTGCAGTGGATCACCGACGAGGATCCCAAGTTCAAGGGCGGCGAACCCGTCGACAAGATGAAGGCCGTGCTCGACGAATTCGCAGCCGACTTCTCGTAA